In Oncorhynchus nerka isolate Pitt River linkage group LG21, Oner_Uvic_2.0, whole genome shotgun sequence, the following are encoded in one genomic region:
- the LOC115110695 gene encoding LOW QUALITY PROTEIN: alpha-N-acetylgalactosaminide alpha-2,6-sialyltransferase 2-like (The sequence of the model RefSeq protein was modified relative to this genomic sequence to represent the inferred CDS: inserted 2 bases in 1 codon), with product MASPRVPQGQRVRYIFIPSNERDYVMMSAAIQGLTVTSGHDKGDWSSRYFGFKAPVKHFKMLHPDFITYVTQRFLKSPLLKYSQLYMPSTGALMLLTALHMCDQVSAYGFITKNFADFSDHYXVMLPLCFYANHDMQMESWLWKVLHARKVMSLYKRTKVK from the exons ATGGCTTCACCAAGGGTCCCACAGGGACAG AGAGTCCGATATATCTTCATTCCGTCCAACGAACGTGACTATGTGATGATGTCAGCTGCTATCCAGGGTCTCACTGTCACCTCCGGTCATGACAAGGGGGACTG GTCCTCTCGATACTTTGGATTTAAAGCACCAGTTAAGCACTTTAAAATGCTTCATCCAGATTTTATTACATATGTAACGCAAAG GTTTCTGAAGTCTCCCCTGCTGAAGTACAGTCAGCTCTACATGCCCAGCACTGGTGCTCTGATGCTTCTGACCGCCCTGCACATGTGCGACCAG GTGTCTGCCTATGGTTTCATCACAAAAAACTTTGCAGACTTCTCTGACCACTA TGTGATGCTGCCCCTGTGCTTCTATGCCAATCACGACATGCAGATGGAGAGCTGGCTGTGGAAGGTACTGCATGCACGAAAAGTAATGTCACTGTACAAGAGGACAAAAGTAAAATGA